The Ranitomeya imitator isolate aRanImi1 chromosome 3, aRanImi1.pri, whole genome shotgun sequence genome has a window encoding:
- the DYRK1A gene encoding dual specificity tyrosine-phosphorylation-regulated kinase 1A: MHTGGETSACKPSSVRLAPSFSFHAAGLQMAGQMPHSHQQYSDRRQQNLNDQQVSALSYNDQSQQPLANQRRMPQNFRDPTTAPLRKLSVDLIKTYKHINEVYYAKKKRRHQQGQADDSSHKKERKVYNDGYDDDNYDYIVKNGEKWMDRYEIDSLIGKGSFGQVVKAYDRVEQEWVAIKIIKNKKAFLNQAQIEVRLLELMNKHDTEMKYYIVHLKRHFMFRNHLCLVFEMLSYNLYDLLRNTNFRGVSLNLTRKFAQQMCTALLFLATPELSIIHCDLKPENILLCNPKRSAIKIVDFGSSCQLGQRIYQYIQSRFYRSPEVLLGMPYDLAIDMWSLGCILVEMHTGEPLFSGANEVDQMNKIVEVLGIPTVHILDQAPKARKFFEKLPDGTWNLKKTKDGKKEYKPPGTRKLHIILGVETGGPGGRRGGESGHTVADYLKFKDLILRMLDYDPKTRIQPYYALQHSFFKKTADEGTNTSNSVSTSPAMEQSQSSGTTSSTSSSSGGSSGTSNSGRARSDPTHQHRHSGGHFTAAVQAMDCETHSPQVRQPFPPPVGWTVTEAPTQVTFETHPVQETTFHVPPSQQNVPHHHGNSAHHHHHHHHHHHHGQQSLGSRTRSRIYNSPSNSSSTQDSMEVGHSHHSMTSLSSSNTSSSTSSSSTGNQGNQAYQNRPMAANTLDFGQNGTMDVNLTTVYSNPRQETGIASHPPYQYSANTGPAHYVTEGHLTMRQGIDREESPMTGVCVQQSPVASS; this comes from the exons gaGGAGAGACTTCAGCATGCAAACCGTCATCTGTCCGGCTTGCACCCTCATTTTCATTCCATGCTGCGGGTCTACAGATGGCTGGACAAATGCCGCACTCCCATCAGCAGTACAGCGACCGGCGTCAGCAGAACCTAAATGACCAACAAGTATCTGCCTTATCTTACAATGACCAGAGTCAGCAGCCGTTGGCTAACCAG CGGCGGATGCCCCAAAACTTTCGTGATCCAACTACAGCACCATTGAGGAAACTGTCAGTTGACTTGATCAAAACTTACAAACATATTAATGAG gTCTACTATGCAAAAAAGAAGCGGCGGCATCAACAAGGACAAGCCGATGACTCCAGTCACAAGAAGGAAAGAAAGGTTTACAACGACGGCTATGACGACGACAACTACGACTACATCGTCAAAAACGGCGAGAAGTGGATGGATCGCTACGAAATAGACTCTCTGATTGGAAAAGGTTCCTTTGGCCAA GTTGTGAAGGCGTACGACCGCGTGGAGCAGGAGTGGGTGGCTATTAAAATCATAAAGAACAAGAAAGCTTTCCTAAATCAAGCCCAGATCGAAGTCCGACTTCTCGAGCTGATGAACAAACATGACACGGAGATGAAATACTACATAG TGCATTTAAAGCGACATTTTATGTTCCGAAACCACCTCTGCCTCGTGTTCGAAATGCTCTCCTACAACCTCTACGACTTATTACGGAACACCAACTTCCGGGGCGTTTCTCTGAACCTGACACGGAAGTTTGCACAGCAGATGTGCACTGCACTACTATTCCTGGCTACTCCTGAACTTAGTATCATTCACTGTGACCTAAAGCCTGAAAACATCCTGCTCTGCAATCCCAAGCGGAGCGCCATTAAGATTGTCGACTTTGGAAGCTCGTGCCAGCTAGGGCAGAGG ATATACCAATATATTCAGTCTCGTTTTTACCGGTCTCCAGAGGTTTTACTGGGAATGCCTTATGACCTTGCGATTGACATGTGGTCCCTTGGTTGCATTTTAGTCGAAATGCATACCGGAGAGCCCCTCTTCAGCGGAGCCAACgaa GTCGACCAGATGAATAAAATTGTGGAAGTTTTAGGAATACCAACTGTTCACATCCTTGACCAAGCACCAAAAGCCAGAAAGTTCTTTGAGAAGTTGCCCGACGGCACTTGGAACTTAAAGAAGACCAAAGACGGAAAAAAG GAATACAAACCACCAGGAACCCGGAAACTTCATATTATTCTTGGAGTGGAAACTGGAGGCCCGGGCGGTCGACGTGGCGGGGAATCGGGTCACACTGTAGCGGACTACTTGAAGTTTAAAGACCTCATTTTAAGGATGCTAGATTATGATCCTAAGACACGGATTCAACCATACTATGCTCTGCAACATAGTTTCTTTAAGAAGACTGCTGACGAAGGTACAAACACAAGTAATAGTGTATCTACGAGTCCAGCGATGGAACAGTCCCAGTCGTCAGGAACCACCTCAAGCACGTCGTCTAGCTCAG gTGGCTCTTCTGGGACAAGTAACAGTGGACGAGCGAGGTCTGACCCGACTCATCAGCACAGACATAGCGGAGGGCATTTTACTGCTGCTGTACAAGCTATGGATTGTGAGACTCACAGTCCTCAG GTTCGACAACCGTTTCCTCCACCGGTGGGTTGGACTGTCACTGAAGCCCCCACACAAGTTACCTTTGAAACCCACCCAGTCCAAGAAACCACATTTCATGTCCCCCCTTCACAGCAAAATGTACCGCATCATCACGGGAATAGtgctcatcaccaccatcatcatcaccaccaccaccaccacggacAGCAATCATTAGGTAGCCGGACGAGGTCCAGGATCTACAACTCTCCTTCTAATAGCTCCTCCACCCAAGATTCAATGGAAGTTGGGCACAGCCACCACTCCATGACCTCTTTGTCTTCCTCAAATACTTCTTCCTCAACATCTTCCTCGTCTACTGGCAACCAAGGCAATCAGGCCTACCAAAACCGCCCCATGGCTGCTAATACCTTGGACTTCGGACAGAATGGAACTATGGATGTTAACTTAACAACAGTCTATTCAAATCCTCGCCAAGAGACTGGCATCGCGAGCCATCCGCCGTACCAATATTCTGCGAATACGGGCCCTGCCCACTATGTAACTGAGGGACATCTGACCATGAGGCAAGGAATCGATAGAGAAGAGTCTCCCATGACAGGAGTTTGTGTTCAGCAAAGTCCTGTGGCTAGCTCGTGA